The Candidatus Omnitrophota bacterium genome window below encodes:
- a CDS encoding cold-shock protein: MAKGKVKWFNNQKGYGFITPESGSDVFVHYTAIQGDGYKTLAEGQDVEFEITKGDKGEQATNVVKL; the protein is encoded by the coding sequence ATGGCAAAGGGTAAGGTCAAGTGGTTTAACAACCAAAAAGGTTATGGTTTTATTACCCCGGAAAGCGGCAGCGACGTTTTTGTTCATTACACCGCCATACAAGGCGATGGGTATAAAACGCTTGCGGAAGGCCAGGATGTCGAATTTGAAATTACCAAAGGAGACAAAGGCGAACAGGCTACTAATGTTGTAAAATTATAA
- a CDS encoding alginate export family protein, with product MKKLLLAVLVVALVAMPAFASVQNVKVSGSINSTYLNRDQFDFGSTAGQVGWEQSLLLTQSTLRVDADLTDNVSTTVKLLNERVWGESDVSSPDDANDIDINLAYATMREMLYSPLTVVIGRQELFYGNGLVIGNGTNNVTGQGGLNGVAEDLAMNTAFDAVKLILNYDPLTIDVVASKVDSNVSLGAGEIKDDVNLFGTNANYKLGDSKNTEVEAYFWTRVDNSTAAAAAGSKADTVYNPGLRASTNPIKGLNVQGEVAWQRGNKAETVAGGVRDNQQREAMAAQVIASYAVSHDSVAKWNPVLSSWFTYLSGDNDGMTASLNPSTKETYTAWDPMFEGQAGGTIYNTLFDYSNVRLVGGSLQVNPMQDVTLKGTVTGLWLDKDLDQISTGDGNGSAASVLRQPDGTFSTLNVTSNRHLGNEFDVALMYDYTEDVQLGLNAGWFFPGAVFVNAYGHNGLDDNHQMASQLIANVNVNF from the coding sequence ATGAAGAAATTATTATTAGCCGTGTTAGTGGTCGCTTTAGTGGCCATGCCGGCATTTGCCAGCGTGCAAAACGTTAAGGTCAGTGGTTCCATTAACTCCACCTACCTTAATCGTGATCAGTTTGATTTCGGCAGTACTGCCGGTCAAGTTGGTTGGGAACAGTCACTTTTACTTACCCAATCAACGTTGCGTGTTGATGCCGATTTAACCGACAATGTTTCAACGACCGTTAAATTGCTCAACGAAAGAGTTTGGGGCGAATCGGATGTTTCTTCTCCCGATGATGCCAACGACATCGATATCAATTTAGCCTATGCCACCATGAGAGAAATGCTTTATTCTCCCTTGACTGTTGTTATCGGTCGCCAGGAGCTCTTTTATGGTAATGGCTTAGTTATCGGTAACGGTACTAACAACGTTACAGGCCAAGGTGGTCTTAATGGCGTTGCTGAAGATCTCGCCATGAATACCGCATTCGATGCCGTTAAGTTGATCCTTAACTATGATCCTCTGACCATCGATGTTGTTGCTTCCAAAGTTGATAGCAATGTTTCATTAGGTGCCGGTGAGATTAAAGATGATGTTAATCTTTTCGGTACCAATGCCAATTATAAACTTGGCGACAGCAAGAATACCGAAGTGGAAGCGTATTTTTGGACCAGAGTTGATAATTCAACTGCAGCAGCTGCTGCTGGTTCTAAGGCTGATACCGTTTACAACCCAGGTCTTCGCGCCAGCACCAATCCTATCAAGGGATTGAATGTTCAGGGCGAAGTTGCTTGGCAAAGAGGTAATAAAGCTGAAACAGTTGCTGGTGGTGTTCGTGATAATCAACAAAGAGAGGCTATGGCCGCTCAAGTTATCGCTAGCTACGCCGTTAGCCATGATTCAGTGGCAAAATGGAACCCGGTTCTTAGCTCATGGTTTACCTATCTATCAGGCGATAACGATGGCATGACAGCGAGTCTCAACCCATCAACAAAAGAAACATATACCGCATGGGATCCTATGTTCGAAGGTCAAGCGGGTGGTACAATTTACAACACCTTATTTGACTATTCAAACGTTCGTCTCGTGGGTGGGTCTTTGCAGGTCAATCCTATGCAAGACGTAACCCTCAAGGGTACGGTTACCGGCCTCTGGTTAGATAAAGATCTCGATCAGATAAGTACGGGAGATGGCAATGGATCTGCGGCAAGCGTATTACGTCAACCGGACGGAACGTTCTCAACATTGAACGTTACCAGCAATCGTCATCTCGGTAATGAGTTTGATGTTGCCTTGATGTATGATTACACCGAAGATGTCCAACTTGGTTTAAATGCCGGCTGGTTTTTCCCTGGTGCTGTGTTTGTAAACGCGTACGGCCACAATGGTCTTGATGACAATCATCAAATGGCTTCACAGTTGATTGCCAACGTGAATGTAAACTTCTAA
- a CDS encoding GIY-YIG nuclease family protein yields MAYIYILVSQSSGKYYIGCTAGDIESRVRKHQRGEVSFTKRNLPVKLVLAQKCSNMLIARAVEKKIKSLKRKDYISRMVLEGRIKILDRYLKSE; encoded by the coding sequence ATGGCCTACATTTACATTTTAGTGAGTCAAAGTAGCGGAAAATATTATATTGGCTGTACGGCCGGAGACATTGAATCAAGAGTCCGGAAGCATCAGCGAGGGGAAGTTTCATTTACGAAGCGTAATTTACCCGTTAAGTTGGTTCTGGCGCAAAAGTGTTCTAATATGCTCATTGCTCGGGCGGTAGAAAAGAAAATTAAAAGCCTAAAGAGAAAAGATTACATAAGCAGGATGGTTTTGGAAGGAAGAATCAAGATTTTGGATCGATATTTGAAAAGTGAATAA
- a CDS encoding DUF3536 domain-containing protein — MTSKKTHLCIHGHFYQPPRENPWIEEIEAQENVGGIYHDWNERISSECYHPNAFARVLDGEQQIENIVNNYESLSFNFGPTLLSWMEKYDPRTYERIIEADRKSIKERGGHGNALAQVYNHIIMPLANRRDKITQVKWGIADFKKRFGRTPESMWLAETACNEESLQVLIEEGMKFLILAPHQAEKIKRFSDAHWSDVSGGNVDPTHPYRCFLNDSSGRYIDIFFYDGPVSKSVAFDDLVNDARIFAHRLENARRPDRRHTELIHVATDGETYGHHKIFGDRALAYLLKTEAAKHGFVITNYGEFLEKFPPEYEVKIKSGENGLGTSWSCAHGVKRWSDHCGCRGDGPGHWRQDWRRPLRETFDWLRDELALIFTKEGNKYFHDAWEARNDYINVVLDRSHKSREDFFRKHAKYILSKDDVVICYKLLEMQRSAMLMYTSCGWFFTEVSGEETVQVIKYAARAVQLAESVIKADLTTEFSSRLRKIKSNMEYFGDGEGVYEHLVKPSIATLERVVSHFAISSLFKNYNDQFTIYGYEFENLDYRKENLGDLTLCLGRVKVRSIVTFEEIDVVYVLLQSEIYDFYCYVRPFSEISDYLKFGHELFGEFLLGHRNSMGKIIYERFGTEYFSLKDLFKEERKEILALLSRDAIERFKHLADELLQKHRRMIDVYRMTKIPLPDECRFVVEQKLSGDFNDLINKSILSDSEVFDRAHAIRVLAKELGLKLNRSHAEQFLTKQLNETIAGLRIKWNDGKIKDCLSMVKVAQRLGIEVDFRMSQEHYLAIAERLEHDKTYAATAGGQSIFDFIDLGRRLGINVEAIKLNRESPLFKAAFFPSQPGN; from the coding sequence ATGACATCCAAAAAGACACATCTTTGTATTCACGGACATTTCTATCAACCTCCCAGAGAAAATCCTTGGATCGAGGAAATTGAAGCTCAAGAAAATGTCGGCGGAATTTATCACGACTGGAATGAGCGTATTTCTTCTGAATGCTACCATCCTAATGCGTTCGCGCGTGTTTTAGACGGTGAACAGCAAATCGAAAATATCGTTAATAATTATGAGTCTTTGAGCTTTAACTTTGGCCCAACGCTTTTAAGCTGGATGGAAAAGTATGATCCGCGGACTTACGAGCGCATTATCGAAGCAGACCGTAAAAGCATCAAAGAACGCGGCGGCCATGGCAATGCCTTAGCGCAGGTTTACAATCATATTATTATGCCGCTGGCGAATCGGCGGGATAAAATAACGCAAGTGAAATGGGGTATTGCTGATTTTAAGAAACGTTTTGGTCGGACCCCCGAATCAATGTGGCTTGCGGAAACAGCTTGCAACGAAGAATCTTTGCAGGTCTTGATCGAAGAGGGAATGAAATTTCTTATTTTGGCGCCGCATCAAGCCGAGAAAATTAAGCGTTTTTCGGATGCCCATTGGAGCGATGTTTCCGGTGGTAACGTAGACCCAACGCATCCTTATCGATGTTTTTTAAATGATAGTTCCGGTCGTTATATTGACATCTTTTTTTATGATGGCCCTGTTTCAAAATCAGTTGCCTTTGATGATCTCGTGAATGATGCCAGGATCTTTGCGCATCGCTTGGAAAATGCCCGGCGTCCGGACCGGCGCCATACCGAGCTCATCCACGTTGCCACCGACGGAGAAACATACGGGCATCATAAGATCTTCGGAGATCGTGCCTTGGCGTATTTGTTGAAGACGGAAGCCGCAAAACACGGATTTGTGATCACCAATTACGGTGAGTTCTTGGAAAAGTTTCCACCGGAATATGAGGTTAAAATTAAATCCGGCGAAAATGGCCTAGGAACTTCCTGGAGCTGTGCGCATGGCGTGAAGCGCTGGAGTGATCATTGCGGTTGCCGGGGAGACGGCCCGGGGCATTGGCGGCAGGATTGGCGCAGGCCCTTACGCGAAACGTTCGATTGGCTTCGAGACGAGCTCGCTCTTATTTTCACGAAAGAGGGAAATAAGTATTTTCACGATGCCTGGGAAGCGCGCAATGATTATATTAACGTGGTTTTGGACCGCAGCCATAAATCCAGGGAAGATTTCTTTCGTAAGCACGCGAAATATATTTTATCCAAAGATGATGTGGTGATTTGCTACAAGCTTTTGGAAATGCAGCGCAGCGCAATGCTGATGTATACAAGCTGCGGATGGTTCTTTACGGAAGTTTCTGGGGAAGAAACGGTACAGGTGATCAAATATGCCGCGCGCGCTGTTCAGCTCGCCGAAAGTGTTATCAAGGCAGACTTAACGACAGAATTCAGCAGCCGTTTAAGAAAAATCAAAAGCAACATGGAATATTTTGGCGACGGAGAAGGCGTTTATGAGCATTTGGTTAAGCCTTCCATTGCTACCCTAGAGCGGGTGGTCAGCCATTTTGCGATCAGTTCCTTATTCAAGAATTACAATGATCAATTTACGATCTATGGTTATGAGTTTGAGAATTTGGATTATCGCAAGGAGAACTTGGGGGATTTGACACTGTGCTTGGGGCGGGTTAAAGTTCGTTCCATTGTAACGTTTGAAGAAATCGATGTTGTTTATGTTCTTTTGCAATCTGAAATTTATGATTTTTATTGTTACGTGCGGCCTTTTTCGGAAATTTCCGATTATTTAAAATTCGGCCATGAACTTTTTGGAGAATTTCTTTTAGGGCATCGTAATTCCATGGGAAAGATCATTTATGAGCGTTTTGGCACGGAATATTTTTCTCTGAAGGATCTCTTTAAAGAGGAGCGCAAGGAAATTCTGGCCTTGCTGTCTCGGGATGCCATTGAGCGGTTTAAACATTTGGCGGATGAACTTTTGCAAAAGCACCGCCGCATGATCGATGTCTATCGGATGACCAAAATCCCATTACCGGATGAATGCCGTTTTGTCGTCGAGCAAAAGCTTTCCGGGGATTTTAATGACCTGATTAATAAATCGATCCTATCTGATTCTGAGGTCTTTGATCGAGCGCATGCGATACGCGTTTTAGCTAAAGAATTGGGGTTAAAACTTAATCGTAGCCACGCAGAACAGTTTTTAACAAAGCAGCTTAACGAAACGATCGCTGGTTTGCGCATTAAGTGGAATGATGGGAAGATCAAAGATTGTTTAAGTATGGTTAAAGTGGCTCAGCGCTTAGGCATTGAGGTTGATTTCCGTATGTCTCAAGAACATTATTTAGCGATCGCGGAAAGGCTAGAGCATGATAAAACCTATGCGGCGACTGCCGGTGGCCAGAGTATTTTTGATTTTATTGATCTCGGCCGAAGGCTAGGGATCAACGTGGAAGCCATTAAATTAAACAGGGAAAGTCCTTTATTTAAGGCTGCGTTTTTTCCAAGCCAACCTGGCAATTAA
- a CDS encoding GGDEF domain-containing protein produces MSNSEIINRKDPLTGFHTKDGLFEYLNSKIVSVYEKAGRLSVIILDIDKFKHINDTYGHPVGDDALRHFSAIINKALRGQHFVARYGGDEFVIVMPDNAECKESLEIAARIKSMLSKEQFYTIRDHIRMNSSIGIATYPTDAKTAKDLLSMADEALYYAKRHGRNKVIMSKSLRSRSTKDTIFKFIGFLVLVFFGAVVFFSYAGTDSLKGVAAYCQDIKNYTAYFTYVKTKNRNYCLLELTDGKKIEGWIIEESGGSLVISLTKPELNLNPMRKNFTALIQTIRIPKSNIVSSVRTMK; encoded by the coding sequence ATGTCTAACTCTGAAATCATAAATCGCAAAGACCCCTTAACCGGATTTCACACCAAAGACGGGCTTTTCGAATATCTTAACTCTAAGATCGTCTCTGTTTATGAAAAAGCCGGACGCCTGTCTGTTATTATTCTCGACATAGATAAATTTAAACACATCAATGATACCTATGGCCATCCCGTCGGAGATGATGCCTTGCGACATTTTTCCGCGATCATTAATAAAGCCTTAAGAGGCCAGCATTTTGTGGCGCGTTATGGCGGCGATGAGTTTGTTATTGTGATGCCGGACAATGCAGAGTGCAAAGAGAGCTTGGAAATTGCCGCGCGTATTAAGTCGATGCTCAGCAAAGAGCAGTTTTATACAATCCGTGATCACATCAGGATGAACTCTTCCATTGGCATTGCGACTTATCCGACTGACGCGAAAACAGCCAAAGACTTGCTTTCTATGGCGGATGAGGCGCTCTATTATGCCAAGCGGCATGGCCGCAATAAGGTCATCATGTCAAAAAGCCTTCGCTCGCGCTCTACTAAGGACACTATTTTCAAATTTATCGGATTTCTTGTTCTTGTCTTTTTTGGGGCTGTTGTCTTTTTCTCGTATGCCGGAACGGATTCTCTTAAGGGAGTTGCGGCCTATTGCCAGGATATTAAAAACTATACGGCCTATTTTACTTATGTAAAAACAAAGAACCGCAATTATTGTTTACTGGAATTAACCGATGGGAAAAAGATAGAAGGCTGGATCATTGAAGAAAGCGGGGGGTCTCTCGTTATTAGCTTAACGAAACCGGAACTCAACCTTAATCCGATGCGGAAAAATTTTACAGCGTTGATACAGACGATTAGAATCCCGAAATCAAATATCGTCTCATCAGTAAGAACAATGAAATAA
- a CDS encoding AAA family ATPase, whose protein sequence is MRVISIANQKGGCGKTTTSINLAAALAAQGKKVLLLDLDPQSHASLGLNVESQNSIYNVISRLTPHKLGIQDIIISLPDSFDILPSNVLVGTLEQELADEIGRELKLVEALSRLEGQYDYVLIDCPPSLGFLTVNAIRASQEIIIPVETSRFSMQGVERLMDIVHLIKDRLNHTVVAKVLVTMFDSRLRHSFLMLAKIKERFNAMIFDTIIHVNVKLKESIVMGQTVASYDKYCRGAKDYSSLARELLRANNEEEVIASSIARRVAIETDAPMQNSSRIQQFMEESAAESATEAAIENISAPEAVFSLDAPFARSVYVVGSFNEWGIDESFRMQKENDKWILKASLKPGRYRYRFIVDGKWQEDPENPQNEKNPFGEIDSLVEVGQ, encoded by the coding sequence ATGCGCGTCATATCCATAGCGAACCAAAAAGGTGGTTGCGGGAAGACGACAACGTCCATTAATCTGGCGGCGGCTTTAGCTGCTCAAGGAAAGAAGGTTCTCCTTTTAGATCTAGATCCTCAGTCGCACGCGTCATTGGGATTAAATGTTGAGTCGCAAAATAGCATTTACAATGTCATCTCGCGCTTAACGCCGCATAAATTGGGCATTCAAGACATTATTATCAGTTTGCCTGACAGCTTTGATATTCTGCCGTCCAATGTTTTAGTCGGGACCCTGGAACAAGAATTGGCGGATGAGATCGGCCGTGAATTAAAGTTGGTGGAAGCCCTTTCACGCTTAGAAGGGCAGTATGACTATGTTCTTATTGATTGCCCTCCCAGCCTTGGGTTTTTAACGGTCAATGCTATTCGTGCCAGCCAAGAGATCATTATTCCGGTTGAAACAAGCCGGTTTTCAATGCAAGGCGTTGAGCGGCTCATGGACATCGTCCATCTTATCAAAGATAGGCTAAATCACACGGTTGTTGCTAAAGTTTTAGTGACCATGTTCGATTCGCGTTTACGGCATTCGTTTCTCATGCTCGCTAAGATCAAAGAACGGTTTAACGCGATGATCTTTGATACGATCATTCACGTGAACGTTAAGCTGAAGGAATCCATTGTTATGGGCCAAACCGTGGCAAGTTATGACAAATATTGCCGCGGGGCTAAAGATTATTCAAGCTTGGCCAGAGAGCTTTTGCGCGCCAACAATGAGGAGGAAGTGATCGCCTCCTCCATTGCTCGACGGGTAGCTATTGAAACAGATGCGCCCATGCAAAACTCGTCACGGATACAGCAGTTTATGGAAGAAAGCGCGGCAGAAAGCGCAACAGAAGCTGCTATAGAAAATATTTCAGCACCCGAAGCGGTCTTCTCGCTGGATGCGCCGTTTGCCCGCTCAGTTTATGTTGTAGGCAGTTTTAATGAGTGGGGTATTGATGAATCGTTTCGCATGCAAAAAGAAAACGACAAGTGGATCTTAAAGGCCTCATTGAAACCGGGCCGTTATCGCTATCGTTTTATCGTCGATGGGAAATGGCAGGAAGATCCCGAAAATCCGCAAAACGAAAAAAATCCTTTTGGTGAGATCGACTCTTTAGTTGAGGTTGGACAATGA